In the genome of Prosthecobacter algae, one region contains:
- a CDS encoding efflux RND transporter periplasmic adaptor subunit, producing MSGSDRQAEDVPTFSVQKGRLQINVLQGGEIRALQNFELKSEIETPTKILSLIPEGYLVTEEDVKEGKVLVELDNSDLKTRIQDHEIQFQTTVASYIDADEGREIQRSENQSLVRDMKETAIFALMDFEKYLGRELSMKILAAAGLPKDAAEFDKFADQLESQANAQLEAGTNVSAVVEAKKDPIRPLKNAIGSAESERIDFSPFLEGQNSGDGEAQQKLRQLEDELLLRKSELAVAKQKVEASQRLASRDFISKTQLENDQVNFEKVSLAGKTASTELALFKKYAFSKMCAQLVSGYRESLTKLQRTVRANRSKMAQAETRFQTAKRRYEMELAKKEDLDRQLKACMMRAVQPGLVAYGDLNASASARYSESIEEGSNVRFRQTVLTIPNMSQMGVHVNVHESQVKKVRIGQPALIKVDAEPGIVLEGRVAELAVLPDSSSSRYTPNLKVYPASIHILGTHPWMKPGMNAKVEILVDQLADVMFVPVQSIEVENDHHYCYVNESGNLARRSVETGLFNDEFIEVRTGLQLGELVALSLPKKLVPENKADGPTAPGLPENPVTPAKPKGQGKAKPKDVATVK from the coding sequence ATGTCCGGCTCAGACCGGCAGGCCGAGGATGTGCCTACTTTCTCCGTCCAAAAGGGACGGCTACAGATCAACGTGCTCCAGGGCGGGGAAATCCGTGCCTTGCAGAACTTTGAACTGAAGTCGGAAATCGAAACGCCGACCAAAATCCTCAGCCTGATTCCGGAAGGCTATCTGGTGACGGAAGAGGATGTGAAGGAAGGGAAAGTCCTGGTTGAGCTCGACAACTCCGACCTGAAAACCCGCATTCAGGACCACGAGATCCAATTTCAGACCACCGTCGCCTCTTACATTGATGCCGACGAGGGCCGCGAGATCCAGCGCAGCGAGAACCAGAGCCTCGTGCGTGACATGAAGGAGACTGCCATCTTCGCCCTGATGGACTTTGAAAAGTACCTGGGTCGGGAACTGAGCATGAAGATTTTGGCTGCTGCCGGGCTGCCTAAAGATGCGGCTGAATTTGATAAGTTCGCGGATCAGCTCGAGTCCCAGGCCAATGCCCAGCTCGAAGCTGGCACCAATGTTTCCGCCGTGGTGGAAGCGAAAAAAGACCCCATCCGCCCGCTGAAAAACGCCATCGGTTCTGCCGAGTCCGAACGCATTGATTTTTCGCCTTTCCTGGAAGGTCAAAACAGCGGTGATGGCGAAGCTCAGCAAAAGCTCCGTCAGTTGGAAGACGAACTTCTGCTACGCAAATCCGAGCTGGCCGTGGCCAAGCAAAAAGTCGAGGCCTCGCAGCGTCTCGCCTCACGTGATTTCATTTCCAAAACGCAGTTGGAGAATGACCAAGTCAACTTTGAAAAAGTGTCTCTCGCCGGCAAGACCGCGAGTACGGAACTGGCCCTGTTTAAAAAATACGCCTTCTCCAAGATGTGTGCCCAGTTGGTCTCGGGTTATCGCGAGAGCCTGACCAAGCTGCAGCGCACCGTACGGGCGAACCGTTCCAAAATGGCCCAGGCCGAGACACGTTTCCAGACGGCCAAGCGCCGCTATGAAATGGAGCTGGCCAAAAAGGAGGACCTCGATCGTCAGCTCAAGGCCTGCATGATGCGGGCGGTGCAGCCGGGCCTTGTCGCCTATGGCGATCTGAATGCCAGTGCTTCGGCCCGGTACAGCGAGTCCATTGAGGAAGGCAGCAATGTCCGTTTCCGCCAGACCGTCCTCACCATTCCGAACATGTCCCAGATGGGCGTGCATGTGAACGTCCACGAATCCCAGGTAAAGAAGGTGCGCATCGGCCAGCCTGCCCTCATCAAGGTGGATGCCGAGCCAGGCATCGTCCTGGAAGGTCGAGTGGCGGAACTCGCCGTTCTTCCAGACTCCAGCAGCAGTCGTTACACGCCTAACCTGAAGGTGTACCCCGCCTCCATCCACATCCTGGGCACTCACCCCTGGATGAAGCCCGGCATGAATGCCAAGGTGGAAATCCTGGTTGATCAGCTTGCCGATGTCATGTTCGTCCCCGTGCAGAGCATCGAGGTCGAAAACGACCACCACTACTGCTACGTGAATGAGAGCGGCAACCTCGCCCGCCGCTCCGTTGAGACCGGCCTGTTCAACGATGAATTCATCGAGGTGCGCACTGGCCTTCAGTTGGGCGAGCTCGTCGCCCTGTCTCTGCCGAAGAAACTGGTGCCAGAAAACAAGGCGGACGGCCCGACGGCCCCCGGCCTGCCTGAAAATCCTGTCACACCCGCCAAACCCAAAGGGCAGGGCAAAGCCAAGCCCAAGGATGTGGCCACCGTAAAGTGA
- a CDS encoding TolC family protein: MPSSRLYRSLHSVAALSVCLMSGCSQGFFKKWADREVFGIIGQKSQIVPGAEDDTLLSVTPPQPANLAVLIKNSETSDFLGDRAYIEKGARVITLADALDFAVHRNRTYLNRKEIVYLSALTLTGTRQLYSPILGADGSGTYTESQVKTGVNNLVRSKTLTADGGVGVDYLMRTGARLALDLTTDFTRFFTGGVRNLSDSRATVNLSQPLLRGAGVLAASEPLRQDERDVLYAIRDFTQYRKEFTVSITTQYLRTLQAREAARNRYVANRAAATSIEREGALAAANLRTQSSLKQIQQGQLTYERNWITAVRNYEEQLDDLKVALGLPVTERIILSNDELKRLEVVEPRDDLETVLDTALITRLDLYNQRDRLADTHRRVKIAHQQTLPTLNALVGYQVGTPSNNEGLELNPKVRRFASGVDVDLNLNTKPERNQLRASQLDEQLAQRQLDLAEEQLRNTIRSDWRGLAVARKQYDLAQRGLELAQKRLEIETALMEEGQGTARDIVESQDRLITARDLVVSTLIDHVIARLQLWSDMGVLYIQKDGSWVDVLNNEKPKGES; encoded by the coding sequence ATGCCTTCCAGCCGCCTGTACCGTTCGCTGCACTCCGTTGCCGCGCTGAGCGTGTGTCTGATGTCAGGCTGTTCGCAGGGCTTCTTTAAAAAATGGGCGGACCGGGAAGTGTTCGGCATCATCGGGCAAAAATCCCAAATCGTCCCAGGAGCTGAAGATGACACGCTGCTGAGCGTGACCCCGCCGCAGCCAGCCAACCTGGCGGTGCTCATCAAAAATTCCGAAACGTCTGATTTCCTCGGCGACCGTGCCTACATCGAAAAAGGCGCACGGGTGATCACCCTGGCGGATGCGCTGGACTTTGCCGTGCATCGCAACCGCACCTACCTGAACCGGAAGGAAATCGTTTATCTTTCGGCGCTGACTCTCACCGGGACTCGGCAGCTCTACAGCCCGATCCTGGGCGCGGACGGCAGCGGCACCTACACGGAATCCCAGGTGAAAACCGGAGTGAACAACCTCGTACGGAGCAAAACCCTCACGGCCGATGGCGGTGTGGGCGTGGACTACCTCATGAGGACCGGGGCCCGGCTGGCGCTGGACCTGACGACCGACTTCACCCGCTTTTTCACCGGTGGTGTGCGCAATCTCAGCGATTCCCGTGCGACGGTGAACCTGTCCCAGCCTTTGCTGCGCGGGGCCGGGGTGCTGGCTGCATCGGAGCCGCTCCGTCAGGATGAGCGCGATGTGCTTTACGCCATCCGCGATTTCACCCAATACCGCAAGGAGTTCACCGTCAGCATCACCACTCAGTATCTGCGCACCCTCCAGGCCCGCGAGGCCGCCCGCAACCGCTACGTGGCGAACCGTGCTGCGGCGACCTCCATCGAGCGTGAAGGCGCACTCGCTGCGGCCAATCTGCGCACCCAGTCCAGCTTGAAACAGATCCAGCAAGGCCAGCTCACCTATGAGCGTAACTGGATCACCGCCGTCCGCAATTACGAGGAGCAGCTCGATGACCTCAAGGTGGCCCTGGGCCTGCCAGTGACGGAGCGCATCATTCTGAGCAATGATGAACTGAAGCGGCTGGAGGTGGTGGAGCCCCGGGATGACCTGGAAACCGTCCTGGATACCGCCCTCATCACCCGCCTGGACCTCTACAACCAGCGCGACCGCCTGGCCGATACCCATCGCCGGGTGAAGATCGCCCATCAGCAGACCCTTCCCACCCTGAATGCCCTGGTGGGCTACCAAGTCGGCACTCCCAGCAACAACGAGGGCCTGGAACTGAACCCCAAGGTCCGCCGTTTCGCCAGCGGCGTGGATGTGGACCTGAACCTGAACACAAAACCTGAGCGTAACCAGCTCCGCGCCAGCCAGTTGGATGAGCAGCTTGCCCAGCGTCAGCTCGACCTTGCGGAGGAGCAGCTCCGCAACACCATCCGCAGCGATTGGCGCGGCCTCGCCGTCGCCCGCAAGCAGTATGACCTGGCTCAGAGGGGCCTGGAATTGGCGCAAAAGCGTCTCGAAATCGAGACCGCCCTCATGGAGGAAGGGCAGGGGACCGCCCGTGACATCGTGGAGTCCCAGGACCGCCTCATCACCGCACGCGACCTTGTTGTTTCCACCCTGATTGATCACGTCATCGCCCGTCTCCAGCTCTGGAGCGACATGGGAGTGCTCTACATTCAGAAAGACGGGTCGTGGGTAGACGTATTGAATAACGAGAAACCGAAGGGAGAGTCATGA
- a CDS encoding ice-binding family protein, with protein sequence MNSLPYLKISLMTAACILLAARSPLHAGSVSLGAAESFSVLAATTVTNTGPTSLSGDLGVSPGTAISGFPPGTFSGTIHLNDALAIQAQADALNAYNILVLMPETQILTGQDLGGLTLTPGVYQFDSSAQLTGTLTLDGLGLDNPLFVFQIGSTLTTASLSIIDTINGATSDNVYFQVGSSATLGTGTDFEGNILAFVSDTLTTGATVEGRVIALTGAVTLDSNLIAVPEPGALLLVLCGLTTFFFRRGRAQS encoded by the coding sequence ATGAATTCGCTCCCCTATTTAAAGATCTCCCTGATGACCGCCGCCTGCATCCTCCTCGCGGCCAGATCGCCGTTGCATGCGGGATCCGTTTCGCTCGGCGCTGCCGAGAGCTTCTCTGTTCTGGCGGCCACCACCGTGACCAACACGGGGCCCACCAGTTTATCGGGCGATCTGGGGGTGAGTCCAGGCACGGCGATCTCTGGCTTTCCGCCAGGGACCTTTTCTGGCACCATCCATCTGAATGATGCCCTGGCCATCCAGGCGCAGGCGGATGCCCTGAACGCCTACAACATCCTGGTGCTGATGCCGGAGACGCAGATTTTGACCGGGCAGGACCTGGGTGGCCTCACACTGACTCCGGGCGTCTATCAGTTTGACTCCTCCGCCCAGCTCACTGGCACCCTAACCCTGGACGGCCTCGGCCTGGACAATCCGCTGTTTGTCTTCCAGATCGGCAGCACCCTGACCACGGCATCCTTATCCATCATCGATACGATCAATGGGGCTACCTCTGACAACGTGTACTTCCAAGTCGGCAGTTCCGCGACGTTGGGCACCGGGACCGACTTTGAGGGAAACATCCTCGCCTTTGTCAGCGATACGCTGACCACGGGAGCCACAGTGGAAGGACGCGTAATCGCGCTGACGGGGGCGGTGACCCTTGACTCAAATCTCATTGCCGTACCCGAGCCCGGCGCGCTGCTCCTGGTCCTATGCGGCCTCACCACCTTCTTCTTCCGCCGTGGTCGGGCCCAGTCTTGA
- a CDS encoding sigma-70 family RNA polymerase sigma factor, with protein sequence MEEPLPKEITEEMIKEVSGSPPTRKTLIERLDNWSDWSSWDEFYRTYSGFVFHVARKSGLSDDEASDVVQETFIGVAKNLQKKKFDTSLGSFKSFLLNQARWRILDQFRRRKKQQSREANLYADETDDRRTAPIDRCADPNGMALEKLWDKEWQDKIMDIALRRVKALVSPRQYQIFSCYVLKGWDPERVKKELGVNAAQVYLAKHRVGRILKREAAKLAAEEEET encoded by the coding sequence ATGGAGGAACCGCTCCCAAAAGAAATCACCGAAGAAATGATCAAGGAAGTGTCCGGCTCCCCGCCGACACGCAAGACCTTGATCGAGCGACTGGACAACTGGAGCGACTGGTCGAGCTGGGATGAATTCTACCGGACCTACTCCGGTTTCGTCTTTCACGTGGCGCGCAAATCTGGCCTGAGTGATGACGAGGCCAGCGACGTGGTGCAGGAGACCTTCATCGGCGTGGCCAAGAACCTGCAAAAGAAAAAATTCGACACCAGCCTGGGTTCCTTCAAATCCTTCCTGCTCAATCAGGCCCGCTGGCGCATCTTGGACCAGTTTCGCCGCCGTAAAAAACAGCAGAGCCGCGAGGCGAACCTGTATGCGGATGAAACCGATGACCGTCGCACCGCCCCGATCGACCGCTGTGCCGACCCCAATGGCATGGCCCTGGAAAAGCTCTGGGACAAAGAATGGCAGGACAAGATCATGGACATCGCCCTCCGCCGGGTGAAGGCCCTGGTCTCACCGCGTCAGTACCAGATTTTCTCCTGCTACGTGCTCAAAGGCTGGGACCCGGAACGAGTCAAAAAGGAATTGGGGGTCAATGCCGCCCAGGTCTATCTGGCGAAGCATCGCGTGGGTCGCATTCTGAAACGCGAGGCTGCGAAGCTGGCGGCTGAGGAAGAGGAGACATAG